The nucleotide sequence GGGGTAAGCTCAAAGATGGTGTTTTAAACGGGGACTTAGTGGTCAAAGGAGGTGATGATCCTTTTTTTGTTTGGGAAGAAGCGATGGCGGTGGGGAATTTATTAAATGAAATGGGAATTAAGCGAGTCACTGGGGATTTAATTATTGTAGGGCGTTTTGCCATGAATTTTAAATTATCTGCCCTTGAATCGGGTAATTTATTAAAAATCGGCTTAAACTCCCAAAACTGGACTGAAGAAGCCAAAACACAATATCAAACTTTACCCCCCGGCACACCCACTCCTCAAGTCATTATCGAAGGTTCAGTTAAACCCCTTGCTACTGCGCCGCCAGGGCTAAAACCTCTGTTATCTCATCATTCTTTGCCTCTAGCTGAACTCCTCAAAAAAATGAATCTCTACAGTAATACTTGGATGACCAAGATCATTAATACAGCATTAGGGGGTGATCTCATTGTCGCCGAAAAAGCCGCTCAACTCGCACAAGTCCCCCCCTCAGAAATTCAACTCGGTGGAGATGATAAGATTTCTCCTCGGGCTACAGTAGCGATGTTTTTAGCCATTGAACGGTATTTACAAGCTTATAATATGACTATTGCCGATGTTTTTGCTATTATTGGGCAAGATGAAGGTATTTTACAAATTAGGCGGCAACTTCCCCCCTTTGCCGTACTCAAGTCGGGAATTTGGGACAATATTAGTGCTTTAGCCGGAGCGTTACCTACCCAACAAAAAAATACAGTTTGGTTTGCCATTATGAATATAGGACAACCTTGGAAACAATCGGAAAGCGAACAAGAACAATTACTAACAGAATTAGTCAATGATTGGGGAAGGGTTGTTACTGCGCCACCGGAGTTAAAACCCTTAGCCAGCAGAGTTAATAATAAAAGTTCTCTGGTCAAAATCACCCAAAATTAATTGATTTAAATTCCATGAAATTAATCCGAAAAGCTTTATCAAACAAAAAAATTAGTCGATTTATAATCACGCCTTTTTTAGGAGGGCTAACCCTATTTTCTCCCTCGATGATTTTAGCTGAGTCTCAAGCACCTGCTCATCTTTCAATCGAAGAACAAGCATTAGTAGAAGATTTAGTTAAGTGTATTTCCAATAGTTTTTCCGGTGATAGTCAAAGTCAACAGCAAAGTTTAGAAACCACTTCTATACAATGTTTTTATCGAGTTATTTATCTAGATGAACAGGGCAATATTCGAGCCGATGCCGAAGAACGTCTTAAAAGCATTGTCAAGATAACAGGCGTTCCTTTACCGACTCCTACCCGTCAAGGACAAGCCACTATTGAATTACAAAAATTGCCCTCAACTAATGTTTTTTCTCTTCCTGTAACCATTGAGGGAAAAACACACCCATTTATTTTAGATATGGGGGCTTCTAACTCGATCATTACTAATCAAATAGCCCAAAAACTTAAACTAAAAAGTATTAATATCCCCAATGATTTATTAGAATATATGGTAGTGGGCCAAAGCTGCGATAAACTTGAGGCGGCTATGCACCCCTTTCCTAAAATAGCCATTGAAGGGGCAAGCGCACAAGGACTTATGGGACTAGGTTTATCAAAATTTTTAATTTCTGAAAATATTGCCGGTGTCATCGGCTTAGATTTTTTTAGCGGCTTTGATGTCAAGATTAATCCTGAAACTCAAAAACTCCAATTATCCCCCCCTTCTACTATCAGTACGTCAGCCATTCCTTTAAAAGGAAAAATGGGGTTAATGACCACTCAAGTTTATATTAATGGTCAAGGTCCTTTTACCTTTCTTCTTGATACGGGAGCCGAACAAATGGTTATTTCTGAAAAATTGGCAAAACAACTCAATCTGACGAAAAACAAACCCACACAAGTAAGCGGATTTTGTGGAAATGAAGCGGCTTATAATACCCGTTTAGATCAAGTGAGTTTAAAAGAAAATACGGTTAATCAAATTGATGGCGTGATTGTTGATACTAAGGTGTTAGATACTTTAGAAATTGATGGCATTGTTGGGCAAAATTTTCTCAATCAATATCAACAACATTGGCAATTTAGTTCTCCCAATGAATTAGGCTTTCCCGAAACAGGCGGCTTAACGTTATCTCCTCTGAAAAGTCATTAGTTATTTACCCTTTATTATTTCTTCTTACTCTTTACTTATGTGTCAACTCCTAGGCATGAATTGTAATGTTCCCACTGATATCTGTTTTTCCTTTGAAGGCTTTTGTGCTAGAGGCGGCAAAACAGATGAACATCGAGATGGTTGGGGCATTGCTTTTTTTGAAGGAAAAGCCTGTCGAATGTTTCAAGATGCTAAACCTTCTGCTATCTCTCCCATAGCGGACTTAGTCAAACGCTACCCCATTAAATCTACTAATGTTATTGCCCATATCCGCAAAGCAACACAAGGAGATATTCGTCTAGAAAATTGTCATCCTTTTAGACGAGAAATGTGGGGGAATTATTGGGTATTTGCTCATAATGGAAATCTTATAGATATGAATAGCGAACTGCCAGGATTTTATCAACCTATTGGTCAAACCGATAGTGAAAAAGCCTTCTGCTATCTATTAAATATTTTGCGCCGCTCTTTTGCTGATGGCAAACCTACTCTGACACAACTCTACTCGGTTCTTAAACAAACAACGGATTTGATGGCCGAAAAAGGCGTTTTTAACTATTTACTTGGCAATGGTGAATATTTATTTGCTCATTGTTCCACTCATCTACATTATATTATCCGCTCCTCTCCTTTTTCCCAAGCTCATCTCATTGATGAAGACCTCACCGTAGATTTTCAAGCTTTGACTCATCCTACAGACCGGGTTGCTGTTATTGCTACCACTCCTCTAACTGATAACGAAGTTTGGACACCGATACAACCTGGAGAGTTAATTATTTTTCGTGACGGTGCGCCAATTGAAGTTAAGAGTTAATAGTGATGAGTGATGATTTATAGCATCTCTCATTTTAGTGAGGTACATAGTTTTTCGATTTTAGGGAACACCGGATCTGGGAACAGGTAATAAAAAATAAAATTGAGGTGTACCTCATTGATTGGAGAAACGCTATATAATAACTAATAACTAATGACTAATAACTTGATACAAAATACATAGTGGTGGGTTACGGAGCGGATCAAAATTTATCCGTTTCTTATAAAAGTTATCCCCGCACCTAACCCACCCTACAATTCTAATGACTAATGACTAATGACTAAAGTTTATTAGGTTTAACAATTAAGCTAACACCTATTGACCAAGCAATTGCAAGCATCCAGCCGCCTAAAATATCGGTGGGGTAGTGAACGCCTAAATAAAGCCTTGTCCAGCCAATTCCTAACACAAAAAAACTGCCGATAAATAGCACAGCCGCAAACCAACGAGTTCCCCAGGTTAAAATTATTAGAGTGACGAATAGCATCATACTAGAGAGCGCATGACCACTGGGAAAGGAAAAATCAGGCGGCAAAGGATAAAAATGTTCCCATAAACTCGGGCGCACTCGATGAAAATATAATTTAGAAGTATGGCTAATGATTGCTGTTCCTACCGCCGTAATAAAAAGATAAATGATTGCCCGCCATTTTTTT is from Gloeothece verrucosa PCC 7822 and encodes:
- a CDS encoding phosphatase PAP2 family protein; amino-acid sequence: MISSESSFKSWLNEHRQLLLLSVMGVFLPIGIFIFLALGIARQPEGFPWDVPILLFIHTEARSQLDIFAATLTQFGIYWGVVPLIIAIAVTLSFQKKWRAIIYLFITAVGTAIISHTSKLYFHRVRPSLWEHFYPLPPDFSFPSGHALSSMMLFVTLIILTWGTRWFAAVLFIGSFFVLGIGWTRLYLGVHYPTDILGGWMLAIAWSIGVSLIVKPNKL
- a CDS encoding D-alanyl-D-alanine carboxypeptidase; the protein is MLNSTLKVLISLIPLGFLTGCAVSPSSVVSPTPEAKLQQISSQSLKPVSIPHLAALNGAAQPNQAQIEQFVKHLATRGYDPTTQGIWIQSGNTLLANYRGTTPLESASIAKVATTLVALDRFNPDHQFTTDFAMRGKLKDGVLNGDLVVKGGDDPFFVWEEAMAVGNLLNEMGIKRVTGDLIIVGRFAMNFKLSALESGNLLKIGLNSQNWTEEAKTQYQTLPPGTPTPQVIIEGSVKPLATAPPGLKPLLSHHSLPLAELLKKMNLYSNTWMTKIINTALGGDLIVAEKAAQLAQVPPSEIQLGGDDKISPRATVAMFLAIERYLQAYNMTIADVFAIIGQDEGILQIRRQLPPFAVLKSGIWDNISALAGALPTQQKNTVWFAIMNIGQPWKQSESEQEQLLTELVNDWGRVVTAPPELKPLASRVNNKSSLVKITQN
- a CDS encoding retropepsin-like aspartic protease → MKLIRKALSNKKISRFIITPFLGGLTLFSPSMILAESQAPAHLSIEEQALVEDLVKCISNSFSGDSQSQQQSLETTSIQCFYRVIYLDEQGNIRADAEERLKSIVKITGVPLPTPTRQGQATIELQKLPSTNVFSLPVTIEGKTHPFILDMGASNSIITNQIAQKLKLKSINIPNDLLEYMVVGQSCDKLEAAMHPFPKIAIEGASAQGLMGLGLSKFLISENIAGVIGLDFFSGFDVKINPETQKLQLSPPSTISTSAIPLKGKMGLMTTQVYINGQGPFTFLLDTGAEQMVISEKLAKQLNLTKNKPTQVSGFCGNEAAYNTRLDQVSLKENTVNQIDGVIVDTKVLDTLEIDGIVGQNFLNQYQQHWQFSSPNELGFPETGGLTLSPLKSH
- a CDS encoding class II glutamine amidotransferase; translated protein: MCQLLGMNCNVPTDICFSFEGFCARGGKTDEHRDGWGIAFFEGKACRMFQDAKPSAISPIADLVKRYPIKSTNVIAHIRKATQGDIRLENCHPFRREMWGNYWVFAHNGNLIDMNSELPGFYQPIGQTDSEKAFCYLLNILRRSFADGKPTLTQLYSVLKQTTDLMAEKGVFNYLLGNGEYLFAHCSTHLHYIIRSSPFSQAHLIDEDLTVDFQALTHPTDRVAVIATTPLTDNEVWTPIQPGELIIFRDGAPIEVKS